From one Lycium barbarum isolate Lr01 chromosome 6, ASM1917538v2, whole genome shotgun sequence genomic stretch:
- the LOC132644976 gene encoding peroxiredoxin-2F, mitochondrial isoform X1, with protein MASAMLKRTTMIKSMFQTLRSYASISVGTDLTVAAPNVSLQKARSWDEGVSSKFSTTPLKDLFKGKKVVIFGLPGAYTGVCSMQHVPSYKNNIDKFKAKGIDSVICVAVNDPYVMNGWAERLQAKEAIEFYGDFDGSFHKSLDLTIDLSAALLGPRSHRWSAYVVDGNVKVLNVEEAPSDFKVSGGDVILGQI; from the exons ATGGCATCAGCAATGTTAAAGAGAACAACAATGATAAAGTCTATGTTTCAAACCCTGAGATCCTATGCTTCTATTTCTGTAGGGACTGATCTTACTGTAGCTGCACCAAATGTTTCTCTACAAAAAGCTCGATCTTGGGATGAAGGTGTCTCCTCCAAATTCTCTACTACCCCTCTCAAAGATTTATTCAAG GGTAAAAAAGTTGTAATCTTTGGCCTTCCT GGGGCGTACACTGGAGTTTGTTCAATGCAACATGTACCTAGCTACAAGAATAACATTGATAAGTTCAAGGCCAAAGGAATCGACTCTGTGATCTGTGTTGCTGTGAATGATCcgtatgttatgaatggttgggCAGAAAGGCTACAAGCCAAAGAAGCT ATTGAGTTTTATGGTGATTTTGATGGAAGCTTCCACAAGAGTTTGGACTTAACAATTGATCTCTCTGCTGCTTTGCTTGGACCTCGATCTCATAG GTGGTCGGCGTATGTGGTTGATGGGAATGTTAAGGTTCTCAATGTTGAAGAAGCTCCTTCTGACTTCAAGGTTTCTGGCGGAGATGTTATTTTGGGACAGATCTAG
- the LOC132644976 gene encoding peroxiredoxin-2F, mitochondrial isoform X2, with protein MASAMLKRTTMIKSMFQTLRSYASISVGTDLTVAAPNVSLQKARSWDEGVSSKFSTTPLKDLFKGAYTGVCSMQHVPSYKNNIDKFKAKGIDSVICVAVNDPYVMNGWAERLQAKEAIEFYGDFDGSFHKSLDLTIDLSAALLGPRSHRWSAYVVDGNVKVLNVEEAPSDFKVSGGDVILGQI; from the exons ATGGCATCAGCAATGTTAAAGAGAACAACAATGATAAAGTCTATGTTTCAAACCCTGAGATCCTATGCTTCTATTTCTGTAGGGACTGATCTTACTGTAGCTGCACCAAATGTTTCTCTACAAAAAGCTCGATCTTGGGATGAAGGTGTCTCCTCCAAATTCTCTACTACCCCTCTCAAAGATTTATTCAAG GGGGCGTACACTGGAGTTTGTTCAATGCAACATGTACCTAGCTACAAGAATAACATTGATAAGTTCAAGGCCAAAGGAATCGACTCTGTGATCTGTGTTGCTGTGAATGATCcgtatgttatgaatggttgggCAGAAAGGCTACAAGCCAAAGAAGCT ATTGAGTTTTATGGTGATTTTGATGGAAGCTTCCACAAGAGTTTGGACTTAACAATTGATCTCTCTGCTGCTTTGCTTGGACCTCGATCTCATAG GTGGTCGGCGTATGTGGTTGATGGGAATGTTAAGGTTCTCAATGTTGAAGAAGCTCCTTCTGACTTCAAGGTTTCTGGCGGAGATGTTATTTTGGGACAGATCTAG